One genomic segment of Helianthus annuus cultivar XRQ/B chromosome 14, HanXRQr2.0-SUNRISE, whole genome shotgun sequence includes these proteins:
- the LOC110907742 gene encoding uncharacterized protein LOC110907742, producing the protein MEIVNIFMQRASESGIFQGCNLPNNGPRISHLCYADDVIFIGAWSSNNILALNRILRWLCLVSGLKVNRNKCHLYGVGVPQAEVARLAALANCSAGSLPFLHLGVPIGVNMKRARYWKPVLDKFSSKLYKWKARHLSFAGRMTLAKSVLGSLPSYYLSLFAAPKCVLKSMKKIRRDFIWGKSSTGHKMRWIRWESLVKAKKFGGMGLGAVQGFNLAMLSKWWWRFKASPNELWAKVVTAIHHSNSSNSPPNFVPLKKSITGVWKDVVSVEAAFASRGVSLSANIVPAGDSWKWSSDPNGSFSVKQVRLDLDSADATSGSESFVYDWNPWATPKANYLLWRAMTGKIASKVGLHIRGIPLGDTCCSRCGCEEEDPDHIFVRCLWARCIWWNVLVWMRVPYPANISNLKELIDFIKNQPGGKVWKRIVYLVALATVWSIWRARNEKVFEDRFIPILLSVEQAKEDAFLWVCNRTNLKKICWEKWKDFDLLDLL; encoded by the coding sequence ATGGAGATCGTTAACATTTTCATGCAGAGGGCTAGCGAGTCGGGGATTTTTCAAGGCTGTAATCTCCCGAACAATGGCCCTAGAATATCTCATCTTTGCTACGCGGACGATGTTATCTTCATCGGAGCTTGGTCGAGTAACAATATTCTGGCTTTGAATCGGATTTTGAGGTGGTTGTGCTTGGTCTCTGGCCTCAAGGTCAACCGGAATAAATGTCATCTTTACGGTGTTGGAGTTCCTCAGGCTGAGGTTGCCCGTTTAGCAGCCCTTGCAAACTGCTCAGCGGGGTCTCTTCCTTTTCTTCACTTGGGAGTGCCTATTGGTGTCAACATGAAGCGGGCTAGGTACTGGAAGCCGGTGCTCGATAAATTTTCTTCCAAATTGTACAAGTGGAAAGCTCGACACCTCTCGTTTGCGGGTCGTATGACGTTAGCCAAATCGGTCCTCGGGAGTCTCCCGTCATATTATCTCTCTTTGTTTGCCGCTCCTAAATGTGTGCTAAAGAGTATGAAGAAGATACGAAGAGACTTCATTTGGGGCAAGTCTTCTACGGGTCACAAGATGAGATGGATAAGATGGGAGTCGTTGGTGAAAGCAAAAAAATTCGGGGGGATGGGTCTCGGGGCTGTTCAAGGTTTCAACCTTGCCATGCTTTctaaatggtggtggaggttcaaGGCGTCCCCCAATGAGCTATGGGCAAAAGTGGTGACCGCGATCCATCACTCCAATAGTTCTAATTCCCCTCCGAACTTCGTTCCGCTGAAAAAATCTATCACCGGTGTCTGGAAGGATGTCGTTTCAGTTGAAGCAGCTTTCGCCAGTCGCGGTGTCAGTTTATCGGCAAACATCGTGCCTGCTGGAGATAGCTGGAAATGGAGTTCCGACCCCAATGGGTCGTTCTCGGTCAAACAGGTCCGCCTCGACCTTGATTCGGCTGACGCGACTTCTGGCAGCGAGAGTTTTGTTTATGATTGGAATCCTTGGGCTACTCCTAAAGCTAACTACCTTCTGTGGAGGGCCATGACCGGTAAAATAGCGTCAAAAGTGGGGCTGCATATCAGAGGGATTCCTCTCGGTGACACCTGCTGTTCTCGGTGTGGCTGCGAAGAGGAGGACCCGGACCATATTTTTGTAAGGTGTCTTTGGGCCAGGTGCATCTGGTGGAACGTGTTAGTTTGGATGAGGGTTCCTTATCCGGCTAATATTTCGAACCTGAAGGAGCTGATCGACTTCATCAAGAATCAGCCGGGTGGTAAGGTTTGGAAACGTATCGTTTATTTGGTCGCTTTGGCAACGGTTTGGAGTATTTGGAGAGCCAGGAACGAGAAGGTTTTTGAAGACCGTTTCATCCCTATCCTTCTTTCGGTCGAGCAGGCTAAGGAGGACGCTTTTCTTTGGGTATGCAACCGGACAAACCTTAAGAAGATCTGCTGGGAAAAATGGAAAGACTTTGATCTTTTAGATTTGTTGTAA